From the genome of Candidatus Acidiferrales bacterium:
CTTGGAATTATCAATGATGAAATATTTTCTGCAATTGTTGTTACAGTCATGGTGACAACTTTCGTCACGCCGCCGCTTTTGAAGTGGTCGATCGGGAGGGCGCGAAAACCGGAAGCGGCAAATCTGACTTGAGAAAAAAACGTAGAAAATAGGAGGAGAGAAATGGTCAAGCATATCGTGATGTGGAAATTGAAGGAGCAAGCTCACGGGAATTCAAAAATGGTAAATGCGAGATTGATAAAGGAGAAGTTAGAATCACTGAATGGCAAGATTCCAGGCATGTTGAAGTTGGAGGTCGGGGCAGATTTTTCCGGAACGAATGACAGTTTCGATGTGGCATTGTATTCGGAATTCAAATCAAAGGACGATTTGAACAATTACCAGAATCATCCTGAGCATAGGGCGATCATGCCGTTCGTCGCGGAAGCTCGGGAAGAAAGAAGGGTCGTCGATTACGAGAGTTGACAGGTTTTCAGGCCACATCATGCCTCGTAAATTTGTTTTTCCCGCGATATTGATGCTTAATGCCCGATCCAGCGCAGTTGGCTCACTCGTTCTTGTAAAACTTCCTTCCCTCTGTTATATTAACATGCTTTTTCAGCCGATTAAGAAATCATCCCGATAAAATGTGATTCTGAAGGGATTCGGCTCCTCCCGAAGGGACTTCTTCGGCACCGAACAAACGGTTCGAGCGTCTGCGAAGCGGTGCTCGGTTTATTTTTGAATAGCTGTACGGTTAATTCAGTTGGAAATAAATATTTCGAATCTCTCGGAAGGAGTTCATGAGTATCAGCTTGAGAGCGCTCCTTCTTCGATCGGACTGGACGAACGTTTTTCGAAGCAGGTCTTTGTTAAGGTTGAAGTTGAAAGGCGGCGGACACAGTTTTTTTTGACCGGACACATTAAAACTTCCGGTCGGTTTGTATGCGACCGCTGTCTCGATGATTTCGAAAGGGACTTGAGCATCGATTACAGGATGACTTATGTTTATGATCGCGACGATGCCGGAGAAGTCGATGAGGATGAGATCGCCGTAATTCATCACAGCATGAATCAGATTAAAATAGATGGCGACGTCAAGGAGTATATACTCGTCGCGGTTCCGCTGAAACTTTTGTGTAAGGAAGACTGTGCGGGATTGTGCGTGACCTGCGGCATAAATTTGAATCACAAGACGTGCAGCTGCGCCGCTGAATAGACTAGCCCGAAATGTGAGAACAAAATTAGAAAATTAAAATTGAAGGATCAAAAAAGCCGGTAGACACCGATTGAATATCAAAGGGACATAGCTTTGATTTCCAGGTTGCGGTTTTGACCTTTGAGTTTGCAAGAAATTTTATGAGGAAGAATAAAAATGCCAAATCCGAAACGACGACATTCTAAATCGAGAGGGGCAAAGAGAAGGACGCATTATAAAGCGACCGCTCCGACGATTTCCGAATGTCCGCATTGCCATGAACCAAAACTTCCGCATCGGGCCTGCCCAAATTGCGGCTACTACAGCGGAAGGGTCGCATTCATTCCGAAGAGCGCTTAGCCAGCAAAAATTTTGAGTTATGAATTTTCTCGGGATGATCCTTTAAGGGGACTTCCGAATTAGAATCCCAATTCAAAGTTTGAAATTAAAAATCAAGATTCCTTAATGCGAATTGCACTTGACGCGATGGGCGGCGATGAAGCGCCGCTCAGAATTGTTGAAGGCGGACTGCAGGCCCTCAGAGAATCCGGTAATCGTTTCGAGCTCGTCCTTGTCGGACGCAGGGAGGAGGTTCAAAAAGAAGTCTCATGCCATTCTCCCGAAGGTTTGAACTACTCTATCGTGGATGCGCCTGAAGTAATAGAAATGTCGGAAGTGCCGAACATCGCGATAAAGCAGAAGCGGAATTCATCGATAGTGGTCGGATTGAATCTTCATAAGGAAAGGAAAGTAGATGCTTTCATAAGCGCAGGAAACACGGGGGCGTTCATGGCAGCATCTACCTTGATTTTAGGACGCGTCGAGGGAGTAAGTCGCCCGGCGGTCGGAACGCCTCTTCCAACTGTAAATGATGGCACATGCTTTCTCATCGATTCGGGCGCTAATTCTGACTGCCGTCCGCAGCATATTGTGGAGTTTGGTTTCATGGGCGCAATTTACGCCCGTGAGATCTTGAAAAAGGAAAATCCTACCGTTGCCCTTCTAAACATAGGCGAAGAAAGCTCTAAAGGAAATGAGCTTGCCCTTTCGTCTTACCCGCTTCTGGAAAAAAGCGAGTTGAACTTCATCGGCAACGTAGAAGGAAGAGATATTCTGGCGGGAAAGGCCGACGTAGTTCTCGCAGATGGCTTTGTAGGAAATATAGTTTTGAAGTTTGCCGAGAGTATTTTGCCGACATTAAGGACGAGATTCAGACTTTACGCTTCCGGAAATATTTTCCGGAAACTGCAGGCTGGATCGATAGCGAAAACGCTGAGGAAAGTCCTGAAGGGTTTCAGCTATGAAACCTTAGGTGGTGCACCGCTCCTGGGTGTGAACGGAATCTCGATCATCGGACACGGTGGTTCAACTGCGCTTGCGGTCAAGAACATGGTGCTCCGCGCCGAAGAGATGGTGGATCATAAGATCAGCAGGCTGATAGAAGACTCAATTAAAAAACAGAAGTGAAAGTTCGTTAAATGTCAAAACATGCGATAATAACAGGCGTTGGTCATTACGTACCTGATGATCGTTTGACCAATGCCGATTTTGAAAAGATGGTCGACACGACGGATGAATGGATTAGAACGAGAACAGGAATTTGCGAAAGAAGGATTTTGAAAAAAGGTGCAACGAGCGACCTGGCGGCCGGGGCGATCAGGGATTTGCTGAAGAGGAGAAAAATTTCTGCGGAAGAAATAGATATGATCATAGTTGCGACCGTCACGCCCGATATGTTTTTCCCGTCGACCGCTTGCCTGGTCCAGGAAAAAATCGGGGCAAAGAAGGCGTGGGGATTCGATCTGTCGGCGGCTTGCTCGGGATTTGTCTTTGCGCTTGTCACCGGTGCGCAATTCATTCGAACCGGAGCTTATAAGAAAGTCATCGTGGTCGGTGCGGACAAGATGTCTTCGATAACAGATTATACCGACCGCGCAAACTGCATTTTATTCGGCGATGCCGGTGCCGCGGTTCTGCTCGAACCCGATGAAGAGGGGGAGTACGGAATTTTGGACCACCTCTTGTACTGCGACGGGGCAGGTGAACCATCCCTGAATATGCTCGGCGGCGGAAGCTTGAATCCCGCAACTCACGAAACTGTCGATAAGAGAATGCACTACTTGTACCAGGATGGGAAGGCAGTTTTCAAAGTTGCAGTCGTGGGGATGGCCGATGTGTCTTACGAAATCATGAAAAAGAATAGCCTCACCGGCAAAGATATCGACTGGCTTGTCCCGCATCAGGCGAACAAGAGGATTATCGACGCCACCGCCAACAGGATGGAGCTCGATAACTCGAAAGTTATGTTGAACATCGACCGGTATGGAAACACCACGGCAGCAACGATACCACTGTGTCTTTCTGAGTATTACAGGAGCGGACGGTTGAAAAAAGGACAAGTGCTCGTGCTGTCTGCGTTTGGCGCCGGCTACACGTGGGGAGCGGTTTTGGTTAAATGGTCGATGGAAAATTGTCCTGGGCGAGAGTAAATCCACGATGTCTGAGATAAATTCTTCCTGCAAAATCGCTTTCATTTTTCCGGGGCAAGGTTCTCAATACGTCGGCATGGGAAAAGACTGGCACGATAATAGTCCGAAAGCAAAGGAAATGTTCGGTCGTGCAAGCGAGATCCTCGGATTCGACATTGCCGCAATTTGTTTCCGCGGCCCTGAAGATAAATTGAGACAGACGGAAGTCACCCAGCCCGCAATATTTCTTCATAGCGCAATCGCGTTCAGTTTATTGGATGAAAAAAATTTCGGTGCCGCTGCCGGACATTCGCTCGGCGAATATTCCGCATTGTTTGCGGCCGGAGCTCTTGAATTCGAGCATGCACTCATGCTGGTCGGGTTGCGCGGCAGGTTGATGCAGCACGCCGGAGAAGTGCGCCGTGGCACCATGGCTGCGGTTGTCGGACTTGAAGACAATTTAGTCGAGGAGATCTGCAGGGAGGCGTCAAAAGATGGAATCGTCCAGCCGGCGAATTATAACTCTTCGGGACAGATTGTGATTTCCGGCGATGTGGAAGCTGTTCACGGTGCCATGGAGCTTGCAAAAGTCCGGGGTGCGAAAATCGTCAAGGAGCTCGTCGTAAGCGGCGCATTTCATTCATCTCTCATGGAAGCCGCTAAAGAGGAATTGAAAAAGGCGATAGATGCTACGCCGTTCCACGATGCAAATGTCCCGGTTTATGCAAACGTCAGCGGAAAGCCCCTCAAGGACGCCGATGAGATCAAGGACGCTCTCGTCCGGCAGTTGACGAGTCCGGTTCGATGGCAGGAATCGGTTGTCAAAATGTTCAACGATGGGATTGCCAAATTTGTGGAGATCGGTCCCGGTAAAGTTCTTCAGGGACTTGTAAAAAGGACCGTCCCGGCGAAAGAAATTTTCGGAATAGACAAAATGAGTGAAGCGGACCTAGTTGTGAGGAGCGTGACTGAAAATCGATGAGCGAGTGTGTTGAAGTAGCCGAAACTAAGTTTGACATTGAAATCTTCACGGAAGGGTTCAGGGATCGAAGGGGCCCTAATGCATGCACTTCGAAATGCTGCCGCCATGGTGTCTATCTCGATCCTGCGGAACGCGACAGAATTCTCGATCACGCCGACGTCATCGAGAAATATTTCGACGACACTCAGACGAAAGACCGGAGCAAGTGGTTCGACAACACTGAAGATGAGGATTCCGATTTTCCGTCGGGCAAATGCGTGAGCACCGAGGTTTATAATGGCAAGTGCACGTTTCTCGACAGGAAAGGCAGGTGCGTCCTGCAAGTTGTCGAGACTGAGGAAAAGATGCCGAGATTTTCACTGAAGCCGTACTATTGTATTCTCTTTCCGATTGTGAAGATTGACGGAGTTTTCAAGTATGACGATTTCTGCAAAGGCGAGTCAGATTGCTGTACCGCGTCAGATCAGTGTGCAATGAAGATGATTGAATCATGTTCCACCGAGCTTCAATATGCGCTCGGAATTTCAAAGTACGACGAGGTTTTGAATCACTATCGAAATAGTGTTTTTGATTCTAAAAATCAGAAAACCGCTGAAGGTGTTCAGTCGGGCATAACGTATGCGGGAAAGGATGCAGTCAATGTTGGAAAATAAAGTTGCTCTTGTGACAGGCGGTGCTCGCGGAATCGGCAGGTCTATAACCGTCGAACTGGCCAGAAACGGAGCGGATGTAGCATTTACCTACAGGAGCTCCGCGAAGCTTGTAGACTCGCTCGTCTCGGAATTGAAAGCCATGGGACGAAGAGCGCTTGCCATTGAGGCGGACGCGACATCCATGGAAAGTGCGATAAAAGCCGTTGAAAAGGTTGTCACGGAATTCAAGAGGCTCGATATACTCGTCAACAATGCCGGTATTACCAAGGACAATCTGCTTCTTCGGATGTCTGAAGAAGATTGGGATTCCGTCATCAGGACAAACCTGAGGAGCGTTTTTAATTATACGAAGGCGGCCGCGCGTACCATGATGGGGCAACGTTATGGGAAAATAATAAACATAAGTTCCGTCGTCGGAATCATCGGCAATGCCGGGCAATCGAACTATTCCGCTTCTAAGGCAGGAATAATCGGTTTTACAAAGTCAATTGCCAAGGAACTCTCAAGTAGAAATATCCTTGTCAATGCAGTGGCTCCTGGTTATATTGACACAGATATGACATCTGTTTTTACAGAAGATCAAAAAAAGGCTTTCCTGGATTCAATTCCGCTGAAACGAGTTGCAAAGCCGGATGAGGTTGCAGGTGTAGTTCGTTTTCTCGCCTCACCCGACTCGGATTATATTACGGGTCAGGTGATTTCTGTCGACGGCGGGTTGTCAATTTAATATTAAACAAATACAAATGGAGGTAAAACAAAAATGGCAGTAGATGTCGAAGCAAAAGTAAAAGAGATCATTGTCAATAAACTCGGTGCTGAGGAGTCTCAAGTCAAGCCTGAAGCATCTTTCACAAATGATCTCGGTGCGGATTCACTCGATACCGTGGAGCTTGTCATGGAATTTGAGAAGGCGTTCAATCTCCAAATCCCCGACCAGGATGCTGAAAAAATTCGGACCGTCGGTGATGCCGTCAGCTATCTGAAACAGAGAGTAAGCTAATAACGGGGAAATTTATGAAAAGCGGAAAACGTGTCGTTGTTACGGGACTCGGAGCAATAACTCCGATTGGGCTTACCGTAGACGAATTTTGGAGAAGTATGATGGATGGAAAAAGTGGTGCTGGATCCATCACTTACTTTGATACTTCGAAATACGACACGAAATTCGCCTGTGAAGTGAAGGGATTTGATCCGCTTAAATACTTCGACAGGAAAACAGCACAGCGAATGGATTTGTTTACGCAATTCGCCATGGCCGCCGCCGCTCAGGCTCTCGAGCAAGCGCAAATCGACTTCGAGAAGATCGATAGAGACCGCGTGGGCGTGGTTGTAGGAAGCGGAATCGGCGGTATGTGGACCTACCAGAGGCAGCAGGAGACTCTTTTCAACGATCGCGGGCCACAGCACATTAGTCCATTCTTCATCCCGATGATGATTTCCGACATTGCTGCCGGAAACATTTCCATACGGTATAAATTGAAGGGCCCGAATTACGCGACGACGTCCGCGTGTGCCACTTCAGGCCATGCGATCGCAGATGCTGCGATGTTGATCCAGCGCGGCGATGCGGACCTGATGATAACCGGCGGGGCCGAAGCTGCGATCTGCCCGATGGGAATCGGCGGCTTCAATTCTATGAAGGCGCTCTCGACAAACAATGAAGATTGTGTTCACGCGAGCAGACCCTTCGACGCTAAACGCGACGGGTTTGTAATGGGCGAAGGAGGGGGTATCCTCGTCATCGAAAGTTATGAAAGTGCAGTTAAGCGCGGCGTGAAAATACTTGCTGAGCTTGCCGGCTTCGGACTCACAGCCGATGCGTATCATCTTACTCAGCCTGCGCCCGGCGGTGAGGGTGCAGTGAGGGCGATGAGATTATGTTTGAAAGACGCCGGGCTTGATCCCCAAGATATTGATTACATTAATGCCCATGGAACTTCGACGCCCCCCGGCGATAAGGGGGAAACACAGGCAATAAAAACAGTTTTCGGCGAGCATGCCAAGCAACTTCTGGTTAGCTCGACGAAATCGATGACCGGGCATTTGTTAGGTGCAGCGGGAGCCGTAGAAGCTATTGCAACCATTCTGGCGATCGCTAACGATACAGCCCCGCCAACGATAAATTACGAGTTCCCTGATCCCGATTGCAACCTTGACTATGTTCCCAACAAACCGATCAAGAGAACTATCAAAGCGGCCATGAGCAACGTCTTCGGTTTCGGCGGACATAATAATTGTTTGCTGTTCACGAAATTTAGAGAACAATAACAGCTCATAATTCATAAATCATAGTCCGTGGCCGTCAGCAATGGGCTGTGAATTAAGCTATGTTTTTTTCTCCAAAAAAAATCCTTGGGAAGTTTCGAGGTGTCCGGACTGACACGTTCGAGGCGAAGCGGCGTCATCTCAGGAAAAAACGCGAGCTTGAAAAGACTCTCGGGGTTAAAATCAGGAACGAAAATTATTTTTCGGAGGCGTTGACCCACCGTTCGGTATTGTCAATCCCGTCGTACGAGGAAAAGAACTCCAACGAGCGCATGGAATTTCTCGGCGATGCGATCCTTAATTTTCTAGTAGCTGAATTTCTTTTCAACGAGTTTCCGGAAATCGATGAGGGGCAGATGACCCGACTTCGCAGCCTTCTTGTGAACCAGCACGCACTCGCTGAATATGCCTCCGAGATCAATCTCTCGTCTTTTCTTTCTTTAAGCACGAGCGCCCAGCAGGCGATAGACAAAGGATATGAGACGATTGTTTCCGATGCCTTGGAAGCAGTGATTGCGGCGACTTATCTGGACGGCGGGATGAAGGCAGCAAAGAGATTTGTCGACAAAATGGTTTTGCCAAAGAAGAAACAGCTCAGCCGGCAAATGTTTAACGCACTTGATAGAAATTTCAAGAGCGCTCTCCTCGAATTGGCACAGTCACGCGGTCTCGGCGCACCGCGGTACAACGTTCTCAAAGAAGAAGGCCCTGATCACGACAGGACGTTTACGGTGGAAGTGTTGGTCGGCGATGAGTCGTGCGGAGTGGGGACGGGCAAAACTAAAAAAGCTGCGGAACAATCGGCAGCCGGAGAGGCATATGAGAAGCTGAAATACGGGAATCAGGAAAGAGACCGGCTCGATCCCTTTTCGGTGAGGGAGCAGAAATGAAGAGCGAAGCCGAGCACGTTCGACTGAACGAGGCGAAGTGGGACGGGTGGTCTCATAGACTAGACGGCGATGGCTGGAGATATCGGTATCTGCGCCGGATGCAAGCCGGTCTCATCTCGCTGTTGGATGTCAGAGAGGGAGTTAATTTCCTCGACATTGGATGTGGAACAGGGTGGGCAGTCGGTCAGGTTGGCAAGCTTGTCGGCGATAACGGCCTATTCTTTGGCATTGACATATCTTCCGTGATGATCGAAAAAGCAAAGGAGAGCTTTACAGGACGAGCGAATTTCCACTTCATAAAGGCAAATGTAGAATCTATTCCGCTCGAAGATAATTTTTTTGACATTATAATATGCACGAATTCTTTCCACCACTATTTAAATCCGGACAACGCGTTGAGGGAGATGCACAGGCTATTGAAAAACACCGGGAAAGTTTATGTGCTCGATCCAACTGCCGACAAATGGATCGTGAAGGTCGCTGGCAAGATAATAGGAATGCTTGAGCCTGCCCACGTTAAACTCTACAGCACAAAAGAGTTTCAGAGCTTGTTCGCCGGCGCGGGGTTGAAATATGCAGCCACCAGAATGGTTGACGGGCATCAGATAGTTCACGTCGGCGAAAGGTAGATTCCGGCAGGATGGCTATTCCCGGGTGAAATGAAACCGGATTAATCAACGGGCTAAAACCCATGGAGGTCTCATCATGTTTAAAGCAGGTTTGTTCATGTTAATTCTCGGATCGCTGGCCATGTCGCGCGCTCAGGATTCGAGATCTTCTGCAATGACAGGTCCGTTTGAGATAAGGACCGGTGTCAATGTAAGTCACTGGCTGTCGCAGAGCGAGAAACGCGGTGAGGATAGAAGGCGTTATATTACGCGAGCCGATTTTGACACGATCGCCTCGATGGGATTCGATCATGTGAGGATACCCGTTGACGAAGTGCAGCTCTGGGATTCGCTCGGGAATAAAGAAGCCGAAGGATTTGAGCTTTTGCACGATGCGATACAGTGGGCATTCGCTGCAAACCTGCGCGTCATTGTGGATCTCCATATCATACGGGCACACCACTTCAACGCCGGGTCGAACAAATTGTGGACCGATCCGGCAGAACAGGAAAAATTGGTGAACATGTGGCGCCGCCTTTCGGATGAGCTGCACCAATATCCGAACGACAAGCTTGCTTACGAAATTCTGAATGAGCCTGTTGCCGATAATCCCGGGGACTGGAATACTGTGCTTAACAAAGTCATAGCTGCGATAAGAGCTAAGGAACCTGAAAGGAAGATCGTCGTCGGCTCAAACAGATGGCAGATTCCGGACACGTTTCCCGAATTGAGATTTCCGGAGAACGATTCAAATTTGATCTTAAGTTTTCATTTTTACAGTCCGCTTGCCTTGACGCATCATACTGCATCATGGACTCCAATTGCCGAGTATAACGGGCCGGTAAATTATCCAGGACAGGTAGTTGACACGTCATACTACAAGGAGATGTCTCCGTCGGCTGCGGATTTCATGAGAACTACTGCGAACGGATATTTTACGAAGGAAGTGCTGGCAGAAAAGATGCTGCCTGCAATAAAGATCGCTAAGCAATACCATCTGCAATTGTACTGCGGCGAATACGGAGTCTATCCGAGAATTCCGGAGGATATAATGCTTCAATACTACAAAGACGTGTGCGAGATATTTAACGAGAACGGCATTGCATATTGTCACTGGTGCTACAAGGGAGATTTCCCGGTGGTCGACAGCCATGGCACGCCAAATCACAAAATGGTTTCAATCTTGACGGCAAAATAGAAATGAAAGCCTGTCGGACGCCCATCGGTGCCACGAAAGGAGAACACGCGAAATAATCTCGGACGCAAAGTCTGGACGCCAGACTTAGTTGTCTCTCGGAATGTCGACACGCTGGCCAAGAACGCAATAGTTGTGCCTGATAAAGTGAACGTGGAACAGGGGGAGTTACATTTACCACCATGGAGATTACTCTTAGGTAATGGTCCTGAAAATGTAACGGCATCATACGATTTTCCAGCGTGTTTCATGGGCTTTGTCGTGGCATCTTCTTTGAACCCTCTTTAATAGTATCTAAACGTAGGTTAAGTATGGCCAGACGACCGGGTGGAGGATCGATCTTTCTAACCATTTCTTTTCTGCAGCAGGTTCCTTCACTTTTAAACAGTTGGTCAATACACGGAACGAGAGGTTATCCAAGACAACGACCTCTGAATCTATATGTAGAATCTCACACGTAAGTAATTCAGTCGTTGCCGTCCGATATCTGATAGAGAGGAAAGGAGAAGAAGAACGCTTTTTAGATTGAAGCTGGAAAGCTACTCCGATCAGGAACTTGCCGAGCGCACAAGCTCCGTCCGCGCCGTCCTTTTGTTGTTGGCGATAGCCGTTACTCTCTATGCGGCCATCATGTCAATCGTATTCAGCGAGCACATCTTCAGATGGATTGGTTTGGAGGCCTTGACGGTTACGTTCACATTTGTTGCTTTGTGGTTGAACGGAAGGGGCCATGTCCGGGCTGTCGTCATTTGCGCCCTTATATATTTCTGGATGGTGATAACCGGATTTGCGCTGACTTCGGGTGGCATAAGAGGTCCGGCTGCTGTCATGTATTTGGGTCTCGTCTTCAGCGCAGGCCTGTTCTTTGGAAAGAATGTCGCGATCTTCGCAGCCATCGTATGCAGCCTCTCCGACCTGGGCTTCGTGTACCTGAGCGCTCATGGCCTCCTGCCTGCTCCTATATCACATTTTAATGATATCAGGTTCTGGATCGCGCATACTTTTGTCCTTTCCCTGTCCGTAATTCTTCCAAGTGTGGTGACGCGAAGCATAAGAAATGCTCTGCATAAAGCAACTGATGAAATAAATGAGCGTAAATCAGCGGAAGCTGCATTGTTTACCTCCAGACAAATGCTCCGCTTAGTACTCGATACGATTCCACAGCGCGTATTTTGGAAAGATCAGAACCTGAAATATCTAGGCTGCAACGAATCATTTGCGGAAGACTGCGGTTATGAAAAGCCTGAAGACGTTATTGGTTTGGATGATCACGACATAGCATCGGTCCAAACGGCGGATCTTTACCGGGCTGATGACCGCGAGATAATTGAAAAAGATTTGCCGAAACTCATGTATGAGGAGCCTCAAGTTAGATCGGACGGTGCGCTGGCCTGGTTGATAACCAGCAAAGTTCCGCTGCATGACGCGGACGGAAAAGTCATAGGAGTGCTGGGAACCTATGAGGATATCACCGATAGAAAAAATGCCGCGAGGGCGGTCCTCGAGAGTGAATCGAAATACCACAGGTTGATTGAATCCATGCCTGATGGATACTATCGCAGCACGCCGGAGGGCAAGTTTATCGACATCAATCCGGCTTTTGCAAGACTCCTTGGCTATACGCGGGAAGAATTACTTGAGATGGACATACCGAATGCTCTCTATTTTGACAAATCGGAGCGGGACGATCTCGTGAAGGACCCCGAATCCAAGTCGGGAACCGAAATCTATCGGCTCAAGAGAAAAGACGGGACTGAAGTCTGGCTCGAAGACCATGCGCGTTATGTTCGAGATGATCAGGGAAAGATGGTGTACCACGAAGGAATCTGCCGCGACATCACGGAGAGAAAGCGAGCCGAGGAAGCACTGAAGCGGCAAAGATTATTGTTCGAGAATTTTGCAGATGTAATTCTTTACTTCAGGCACTCCGACGGCAAAATTATTGAAGCAAACAGAGCCGCCGAGACTGCTTATGGTTATTCCCGTGATGAGCTGCTCACCAAGACTATCTATGACTTCAGTGTCAATGAAACCTCCGAAGAGGTGCAGGCGCAAATAGGCAAGGCTTACTCAAGTGGAATTGTTCTTGAAACGGTACACCGGCGCAGAGACGGGTCTACTTTTCCGGTCGAGGTAAGATCGGGTGGGCTGACGATGGGAGGCGAACGTGTTCTGGTAAGCGTTATCCGCGATTTGACCGAACGCAACCAGCTTCAGGAACAGCTTATCCAATCGCAGAAGCTGGAAGGACTGGGACTCCTCGCAGGTGGAGTCGCTCATGATTATAACAATATCTTGAACGTTATCATGGGCTACACGGATATCCTGAGATCAAAATTGGAAAAAGATGATCCCGACAGGCAACGGCTTGAGGTCATCATGTCTGCCGCAAACAGGGGGGCTGCGCTGACGAGACAACTTCTCGTTTTTGCAAGGAAAGATGTCGTATCACCGCGAGCCATCAACATGAATTCTTCCATAGAGTCAATTCGGAAAATGATGGAGACGATAATCGGCGAAAATATTAAACTCGTCTCTATTCCCGGAGATCGCCTGTGGAACGTTTACATAGATCCTTCGCAGCTGGATCAAGTCATAATGAACCTGGTGACAAACAGCAGGGATGCAATCGATGGAGTCGGGACGATAAGCATCAAGACTTTCAATATGCATGTGCACGAGAAAAGCGCCGAGAGACCTGTCGATTTGAGTCC
Proteins encoded in this window:
- the fabD gene encoding ACP S-malonyltransferase, with translation MSEINSSCKIAFIFPGQGSQYVGMGKDWHDNSPKAKEMFGRASEILGFDIAAICFRGPEDKLRQTEVTQPAIFLHSAIAFSLLDEKNFGAAAGHSLGEYSALFAAGALEFEHALMLVGLRGRLMQHAGEVRRGTMAAVVGLEDNLVEEICREASKDGIVQPANYNSSGQIVISGDVEAVHGAMELAKVRGAKIVKELVVSGAFHSSLMEAAKEELKKAIDATPFHDANVPVYANVSGKPLKDADEIKDALVRQLTSPVRWQESVVKMFNDGIAKFVEIGPGKVLQGLVKRTVPAKEIFGIDKMSEADLVVRSVTENR
- the rnc gene encoding ribonuclease III, with product MFFSPKKILGKFRGVRTDTFEAKRRHLRKKRELEKTLGVKIRNENYFSEALTHRSVLSIPSYEEKNSNERMEFLGDAILNFLVAEFLFNEFPEIDEGQMTRLRSLLVNQHALAEYASEINLSSFLSLSTSAQQAIDKGYETIVSDALEAVIAATYLDGGMKAAKRFVDKMVLPKKKQLSRQMFNALDRNFKSALLELAQSRGLGAPRYNVLKEEGPDHDRTFTVEVLVGDESCGVGTGKTKKAAEQSAAGEAYEKLKYGNQERDRLDPFSVREQK
- a CDS encoding Dabb family protein; this translates as MVKHIVMWKLKEQAHGNSKMVNARLIKEKLESLNGKIPGMLKLEVGADFSGTNDSFDVALYSEFKSKDDLNNYQNHPEHRAIMPFVAEAREERRVVDYES
- the fabF gene encoding beta-ketoacyl-ACP synthase II, with the protein product MKSGKRVVVTGLGAITPIGLTVDEFWRSMMDGKSGAGSITYFDTSKYDTKFACEVKGFDPLKYFDRKTAQRMDLFTQFAMAAAAQALEQAQIDFEKIDRDRVGVVVGSGIGGMWTYQRQQETLFNDRGPQHISPFFIPMMISDIAAGNISIRYKLKGPNYATTSACATSGHAIADAAMLIQRGDADLMITGGAEAAICPMGIGGFNSMKALSTNNEDCVHASRPFDAKRDGFVMGEGGGILVIESYESAVKRGVKILAELAGFGLTADAYHLTQPAPGGEGAVRAMRLCLKDAGLDPQDIDYINAHGTSTPPGDKGETQAIKTVFGEHAKQLLVSSTKSMTGHLLGAAGAVEAIATILAIANDTAPPTINYEFPDPDCNLDYVPNKPIKRTIKAAMSNVFGFGGHNNCLLFTKFREQ
- a CDS encoding DUF177 domain-containing protein, coding for MEINISNLSEGVHEYQLESAPSSIGLDERFSKQVFVKVEVERRRTQFFLTGHIKTSGRFVCDRCLDDFERDLSIDYRMTYVYDRDDAGEVDEDEIAVIHHSMNQIKIDGDVKEYILVAVPLKLLCKEDCAGLCVTCGINLNHKTCSCAAE
- the plsX gene encoding phosphate acyltransferase PlsX, with product MRIALDAMGGDEAPLRIVEGGLQALRESGNRFELVLVGRREEVQKEVSCHSPEGLNYSIVDAPEVIEMSEVPNIAIKQKRNSSIVVGLNLHKERKVDAFISAGNTGAFMAASTLILGRVEGVSRPAVGTPLPTVNDGTCFLIDSGANSDCRPQHIVEFGFMGAIYAREILKKENPTVALLNIGEESSKGNELALSSYPLLEKSELNFIGNVEGRDILAGKADVVLADGFVGNIVLKFAESILPTLRTRFRLYASGNIFRKLQAGSIAKTLRKVLKGFSYETLGGAPLLGVNGISIIGHGGSTALAVKNMVLRAEEMVDHKISRLIEDSIKKQK
- a CDS encoding acyl carrier protein codes for the protein MAVDVEAKVKEIIVNKLGAEESQVKPEASFTNDLGADSLDTVELVMEFEKAFNLQIPDQDAEKIRTVGDAVSYLKQRVS
- a CDS encoding class I SAM-dependent methyltransferase gives rise to the protein MKSEAEHVRLNEAKWDGWSHRLDGDGWRYRYLRRMQAGLISLLDVREGVNFLDIGCGTGWAVGQVGKLVGDNGLFFGIDISSVMIEKAKESFTGRANFHFIKANVESIPLEDNFFDIIICTNSFHHYLNPDNALREMHRLLKNTGKVYVLDPTADKWIVKVAGKIIGMLEPAHVKLYSTKEFQSLFAGAGLKYAATRMVDGHQIVHVGER
- the fabG gene encoding 3-oxoacyl-[acyl-carrier-protein] reductase: MLENKVALVTGGARGIGRSITVELARNGADVAFTYRSSAKLVDSLVSELKAMGRRALAIEADATSMESAIKAVEKVVTEFKRLDILVNNAGITKDNLLLRMSEEDWDSVIRTNLRSVFNYTKAAARTMMGQRYGKIINISSVVGIIGNAGQSNYSASKAGIIGFTKSIAKELSSRNILVNAVAPGYIDTDMTSVFTEDQKKAFLDSIPLKRVAKPDEVAGVVRFLASPDSDYITGQVISVDGGLSI
- a CDS encoding beta-ketoacyl-ACP synthase III, whose translation is MSKHAIITGVGHYVPDDRLTNADFEKMVDTTDEWIRTRTGICERRILKKGATSDLAAGAIRDLLKRRKISAEEIDMIIVATVTPDMFFPSTACLVQEKIGAKKAWGFDLSAACSGFVFALVTGAQFIRTGAYKKVIVVGADKMSSITDYTDRANCILFGDAGAAVLLEPDEEGEYGILDHLLYCDGAGEPSLNMLGGGSLNPATHETVDKRMHYLYQDGKAVFKVAVVGMADVSYEIMKKNSLTGKDIDWLVPHQANKRIIDATANRMELDNSKVMLNIDRYGNTTAATIPLCLSEYYRSGRLKKGQVLVLSAFGAGYTWGAVLVKWSMENCPGRE